The window CGTTTTCATCAATGAATAAGTTATCATTGAAGTCTGAGTCATTCTTAACAGATCCTCCAGCAGCTTCATATAGGTAGTAACCTGCTACATTGTTAAATGTATTAAAGTTAAAGTGACCAATTAAGACTGCTGATGCAGCTGGACGGTTTCTATAGTGGATAGCGTTAGCTCCACCTTCAAATGTATTATATCTAATCCAAATTTCACTATGGCGGTCATTATATGTAGAGAATAAAATCGTTCCCGCACTACCATAATCATCTGAGATTGCACCACCAACGATACCCATATTGATGAATGTATTTTCTTCAATGTAGATAAATTGTTGTTGGCCTGTATCTGCTGAATATGCTCTAAATAAAATCGCATTCACATTTTCACCCGGAGTTTCATGGATGAATAAGTTATTTCTTATAATATATGTACCCGCGTTATAACCACCATCAACTCTAATTGCAGAGTTAGGGAAGTTTCTAAATTCGTTGTTTGTAATTGTGACGGTCTTATTATTGGTTGTTCTTGAGAAGGCAATAATATCCGATGTCATGTTTTCAAATGTATTTGAATCAATTGTTAATGTACCAATGATTTGAGCACCAGATGCAGTATAGAATCTGATGAAGGCATTCACATCAATTCTATTTGAAGGTGCGAATGCAGTCTTTGGTAATGTTGAATCATGCACATAGTTATTGATGAATGTAAAGTTATCCACTGAACCAGGTCCACTAATATATGCTCCTGCAGTAAATTCCAATCCATCAAATGTTACATTAACTGTACCTGTTGGTAGTGTAATGACACCCTTAAAGATTACAGTTGCACCAACTTGTGATTTTAATGTTACACCTGACTTCATCGTGAAGTTTTGTGTAATTTCTTGTGTTTCAAGTAAAATGACATCTCCACTTTGAGCAGCAGCTAATGCAGCTTCAAATGTTGGATATGTTGTTTGGCCAATAGTTGCTAAGACTTCAGGACCAGTAATTTCGATTTCATGTTCAACCGCAATTTCGCCATGACTTGCAGTGATGATTACTGTACCGGCTTTAACTAGCGTTACAACGCCATTATTTACAGTCGCAACTGTTTCGTCTGAAGATGACCAAGTAATTGTTTTATCAGTTGCATTTTCAGGTAGAACTGTTGCTGTTAAGGTAATTGTTTCTCCTGCAACTCCACTATGTGAACCTGATAATTCAATACTTTCTACAATGATAGTTTGTGGTTCTTCTACTGTAATACTAATTGTATCTTCTACTGAACCACTCTTGGCCGTAATTGTAACAACCCCAGCTTTTAGTAAGCTAACAACGCCACTATTTACAGTAGCAATTGTCGGATCTGAAGATGACCAAGTAATTGTTTTATCAGTTGCATTTTCAGGTAGAACTGTTGCTGTTAAGGTAATTGTGCCACCAATAACACCAACTTGTTCACCAGTGATTTCTACTGAAGTTACTAAAACAACTGGATCAGTAATCGTAATTATATGTGTTTTTGTAATATTTCCTTGTGATGCGGTAATGGTTACTGTACCTGCTTTAAGTAAAGTAACAACACCATCCGTAACTGTAGCGAGCATCACATCACTCGTTTTCCATGTAACTGTTTTATCACTTGCGTTTTCTGGTAGAACTGTTGCTGTTAAGGTAAGTGTTTGGCCAACAAGTCCCGTAGTTTGACCTGAAACCTCAATACTTGTTGTTGGAACTGTTGGTAGAGATACGGTAATTGTATGTGTTGCAGTAACTAATCCATTTTTAGCTGTAATTGTTACTGTTCCAGCACCCACTAATGTCACAACACCATTTGCTACAGTTGCAACAGATGCATTTGAAGTTGACCATGTTAGAGTCTTATCAGTTGCATTAGCTGGTAGGATTGTTGCTGTTAAAGTGATTGTGCCCCCTACAACTCCTGTTGTATTTCCTGCTAATGTAATTGATGTTACTGGCACGTTAGGATTTGGTGCTTCAGTAACAGTAACTGTCAATGTATCTTTAACATCAGTATTTTTAACTGTAACGGTAACCGTTGTTGAACCAACTTTAAGTGCAGTTACCTTACCATTCGCAAAACTAATAACCGTTGGATCTGCGATAGTATATTCTACTTCAAAACCTTCTGTTACCGTTACTTCTACGTCATATGTTTGACCAACTTGTAAGGTAACAGTCTTATCTTTAAAGCTAACGGTTGGATCAACTGGATCATTACATGCGACCAATGTTACAACGCCAAGCATTAAAGCAATCATGATGAAGAATTTTTTCATGCTTTCTTAAGTGAGTTATAAAACTCACCTTCCCCCTTTCTATTTTTCCCCTTGTGTTTCTAATTATCATTATATTATGAAAGCGCTTTTATTCAATTTTATTGCTCTTTTTTTGAAGTTCAAATCATTTTTTATAAATTCAATCTTTCAAACAAAAAAAGACCGTTAGTGAAATAGTAAGATGTTAGTAGACACAAAAAACTACTAGCATCTTTTTTTGTATAATTTAAGTAAAAGGAGGCATAACTATGGGAAGACCAAAAGGTGTTAAGAATAAGACTGAATCACGATACTGGAGTAAAGAAGCTAAGTATGAATATGTTAAGCTGGTTCTATCGGGCGAATGTAGTGCACTGGAATTAGGAAGAAAGAATAATATATCTAACGGAATGATTTCAACATGGGTCAGAAAATATAATGAAGGTGGCATAGATGCACTAGAGAATAAGAGAAAGCCAGGGAATCCACTTTCTAAATTTATGCTAAAGAAAAACCTAACAGAATTAGAACAACTCCAATATGAAAACATGAAATTAAGAATAGAGAATGAACGTTTAAAAAAAGGATACACAACCGAGGAGGTGATGGAAATAAAGTTAAGAAGAAAATCCAAAGCGAATACGAAATCATAGCTTTATTAAGTAAAGAAATGAATATTGAAAATTTATGTATATATATGGGTGTATCACGATCAGGATATTATAAATGGATAAAAAGAAAAGGTACCTTAAACAGGTACCAAATTAACAGATTATGGTTAATCGAAGAAATCAAAGAAAGTTATAAGAAGCATAAAGTATGGGGTTATAAACATAGAGCGGAGCATATTAGGAATAAAACAAAACGATACTTTTCAGACCTTTTATGCCATCAGTGCTGTAAATTATTAGGTATTCGTTCAAAAGCAAGAATGAAGCGCCACAAGTCCGGAAAAGAACACGAGATATATCCTAATTTACTACATGATTTTCATACAAGTCGTCCATTTGAGAAAGTATGTACAGATACA of the Acholeplasma hippikon genome contains:
- a CDS encoding helix-turn-helix domain-containing protein; the encoded protein is MGRPKGVKNKTESRYWSKEAKYEYVKLVLSGECSALELGRKNNISNGMISTWVRKYNEGGIDALENKRKPGNPLSKFMLKKNLTELEQLQYENMKLRIENERLKKGYTTEEVMEIKLRRKSKANTKS